A single region of the Variovorax paradoxus genome encodes:
- a CDS encoding VOC family protein, with translation MSAMNAPHERIPFHLAFPVRDIAEARAFYGDLLGCPEGRSAPEWVDFDFYGHQIVAHLAPDECGHKASSAVDGHDVPVRHFGAILPMEKWQAMADKLVARQTRFVIEPYIRFKGEPGEQATMFFLDPSGNAIEMKSFANLDSLFAV, from the coding sequence ATGTCCGCCATGAATGCTCCCCACGAAAGAATCCCTTTTCACCTGGCTTTTCCGGTGCGCGACATTGCCGAAGCCCGCGCGTTCTATGGCGACCTGCTCGGATGCCCCGAAGGCCGCAGCGCGCCCGAATGGGTCGACTTCGATTTCTACGGCCATCAGATCGTGGCGCATCTCGCGCCCGACGAATGCGGCCACAAGGCCAGCAGTGCGGTGGACGGCCACGACGTGCCGGTGCGCCATTTCGGCGCCATTCTTCCGATGGAAAAGTGGCAGGCCATGGCCGACAAGCTCGTCGCGCGGCAAACCCGATTCGTGATCGAGCCCTACATCCGCTTCAAGGGCGAGCCGGGCGAACAGGCGACGATGTTCTTTCTCGATCCGTCGGGCAACGCCATCGAGATGAAGTCGTTCGCGAATCTGGATTCGCTGTTCGCCGTTTGA